gacaggggacagggacatcctggggacagggaaagggacaccctggggacagggacaccctggggacagggacagggacaccctggggacaggggacactcTGGGTAcaggggacaccttggggacaggggacactctgggcacagggacaccttggggacaggggacaccttggggacaggggacactctgggcacagggaacaccttggggacaggggacaccttggggacaggggacactctgggcacagggaacaccttggggacaggggacagcccagggacaccctggggacagggggaaaGGGAcactctggggacagggacccccTGGGCACAGGGTCCCTCCCTCGGTGTCCCCCCTCgtctcccccttttcccctccctgtcccagcagttctgtccccctgtgtccccctgtccccctatgtccctgtccctgtccgtgtcccatctgtccccgtgtcccccctgtccctgaccctgtcccctgtccctgtctcctgtccccctgtcccctgtccctgttcctgtccctgtcccctgtccctgtcccctgtcccctgtcccctgtccctgtcccctgtccctgtccctgtccctgttcctgtccctgtcccctgtctctgtccctgtccctgtccctgtccccctgtccctgtcccctgtccctgtccctgtcccctgtccctgtccctgtccatcTGGCCCTGTCCCCTGGCCCTGGCTCTGGCCCTGGCCCCCtggcccctgtccctgtccctgtccctgtccctgtcccctgaccctgtcccctgtccctgtccctgtccccctgtccccctgtccccctgtccccctgtccctgtcccctgtccccctgtccctgtcccctgtcccctgtccctgtcccccgtccctgtcccctgtcccctgtccctgtcccctgtccctgtcccctgtccctgtccctgtcccccgtccctgtcccctgtcccctgtccctgtcccctgtccctgtcccctgtccctgtccctgttcctgtccctgtcccctgtccctgtccccctgtcccctgaccgtgtcccctgtccctgtccctgtccctctgtccctgtccctgtccctgtccatctgtccctatccctgtccatctgtcccgtgtccccccaggcGCTGTCACTGTCCCGTGTTCGGTACCGGCGGTCGGAGGAGCTCCCGGAGGTGCTCCCGGGGGTGTTCCCGGGGGTGTCCCCGAAGGAGCTCCCGGGGGTGTTCCCGGGGAGCCACTTCGGGCTCGAGGGGGGCTCCCACCTGGGGTACGAGGGAGATGGGGGGGTACCCAGAATGGGAGGtctggggggaaatgggggcacCCAAAATATGGGGTATTGGGGGAAATGGGGGCACCCACATGGGGGGCACGGGGGAGATGGGGGGGTACCCAAAATGGGAGGGtctggggggaaatgggggcacCCAAAATGGGCAGCACGGGGGAGATGGGAGCACCCAAAgtgtggggtgtggggggaaatgggggcacCCACATGGGGACACGAGGGAGATGGGGGGCACCCAAAatgtggggtgtggggagggggaatggGGGCACCCAAAATATGGGGTATGGGGGAAATGGGGGCACTCACAGGGGGGCACGGGGGAGATGGGGGGGGGCAAAATGTGGGGGGTGTGGGGAAATGGGGGCACCCAAATTGTGGGGTATTGAGGGAAATGGGGGCACCCACATGGCGGCACAGGGGGCCACCCAAAATGTGGGGTGTGGGGGAGATGGGGGAGTACCCAAAATGTGGGGTGTGGGAGGAAATGGGGGCACCCAAATGTGGGGTAttgggggacatgggggagCACCCAAAATATGGGGtgtggggggaaatgggggcacCCAAATGGGGGCACGGAGGGCACCCAAATGGGGGGTATCGGGGGGACATGGAGAGCACCCACCTGGGGTATGGGGGGGCACCCAAAATATGGGGTATGGAGGATATGGGGGACACCCAAAATATGGGGTACTGAGGGAAATGGGAGGCACCCAAATGGCGGGTGTAGGGGATATGGGGGCACCCAAAATgtgggggacacggggggcacCCAAAATGTGGGATCTGGGGGAGATGGAGGCACCCAAAATGTGGGACTTTGGGGTCCTCTTTGGGAGCTGGggttgggattttggggtcccagTGTGGTGGTGGGggttttgggatttggggggtgGGAATCTGGGGTCCCATCAGGGTGTTGGGTGTtacagggtgggattttggggtcttgttggggtggggggtgttgggtgttacagggtgggattttggggtcccaTCAGGGTGTTGGAGTTGGGtgttgggattttggggtcgggggtgggattttggggtcccgttggggtggggggtgttgggtgttaaggggtgggattttggggtcagGGGCTGGGATTTTGAGGTCCCATCAGGGTGTTGGGTGTTAcggggtgggattttggggtctcATCAGGTTTTGAGTGTTagagggtgggattttggggttgggtgggtttgggattttggggtcctgTTGGGGTTGGGCGTGTTAgggggtgggattttggggttgggagctgggattttggggtcccaTCAGGGTGTTGGGcttgggattttggggttgggggctgggattttggggtcctgTTGGAGTGGGAGGTGTTGGGTGTTAGGAGGTAGGATTTGGGgactgggattttggggtcccctaAGGTGTTGGGGTCAGGGGGTGttattttggggtcccctcaGGGGTTGGGGTCAGGGGGTGTTATTTTGGGGTGCCCTCAGGTGTTGGGGTCAGGGGGTGTTATTTTGGGGTCCTCTCAGGTGTTGGGGTCAGGGAGTGttattttggggtcccctcaGGTGTTGGGGTCAGGGGGTGTCGcctcctgggctctgctgccacccCAATTTGGGGCtctttggggtggggggtgggctCCAATTTGAGGGGTTCCCATTGCCCAGTGGAGCCCCCCCGGCCGgtggggtgggatttggggtgggatttgagggggatttggggtggatttggggcCGGAAGGATCCACGTGCCCCCTGGTGCCCCCCCCGGCCGGTGGGGTGGGattgggggggatttgggtgggatttggggtggatttggggggatttggggccGGAAGGACCCAAGTACCCCCCCGGTGCCCTCCAGGCtgtcgctgctgctgccgccgcagACGCTGGAGCgggtcctgctgctcctcacccgCTGCCAAAGCCCATCCCAGCCGGAATGATCCCAAGGGACAGGAGCCCccgggctggggagggactggggggatcCAGGGAGGGATTGAGGGGAGccagggatggatttgggggatCCAGGGAGGGATTGGGgggatccagggatggattTGTGGGATCAATGGATGGGttgtgggatccagggatggattAATGGGATCCACAGATGGATTCATGAGATCAATGGATGGATTTGTGGGATCCAGGGATAGACTCATGAGATCCAGGGATGGACTGTGAGATCCCATGGATGGATTCATGGGATCAGTGGATGGATCCAtgggatccagggatggattGTGAGATCCAGGGTTGGATTCGTGGGATCAGTGGATGGATTGTGGGATCCAGGGTTGAAttgtgggatccagggatggattCATGGGATCCAAGGGTGGATTCATGGGATCAGTGGATGGACTGTGGGATCCAGGGACGGACTGTGAGATCCCATGGATGGATTCATGGGATCAGTGGATGGATTGTGGGATCCAGGGTTGGATTAATGAGATCCAGAGATGGAttgtgggatccagggatggattGTGGGATCCAGGAACAGATTCATGAGATCCACAGATGGATCCATGGGATCCAGGAACAGATTCATGAGATCCACAGATGGATCCAtgggatccagggatggattGTGGGATCCAGGGACGGCTTTGTGGGATCAGTGGATGGACTGTGGGATCCAGGGACGGCTTTGTGGGATCCATGGATGGATTCAtgggatccagggatggattGTGGGATCCAGGGCCGGCTTTGCGGGATCCAGGgatggactgtgacacccatcaGATCCCGTTCCTGGCAGGCTCCGTTTATTAATTTACAAAATCCCGATAAAACGCCCCCGGAAAAAGGCTCCTGGGGGAGGGTGTGGGAAGGACATTCCCGGGAATGCCCATCACCTGGCAGCATCCAGGATCTCCTGGGTGGCCAGGCGGGCGATCCAGTGGAAATCCAGGGGGAGGTGCCTCCTCCAGAAGCGCCGATCCCGCCCGTAGATCTGTGCCGGGAAGCGGGGGCTGCCTGCGGAAAACCGGGAATGGCAGCGGGGGGAAGAGGGGCAGGAAGGGATCCCAGATCcccaaatcccatcccatcagtCCTTACTGATCCCGTGGAATATCCTGGCGATGGCTCTCCCGGAGAACTTCTCGTCGGGGCGGACGGACAGGAAGCGTCGGATGTCAGAGCGgacccagctctcccagtcccGCAGATCctgagggcagggaagagatCAGACCTGCTCCCATCCCATCACATCCCATCCCAAATCCAGGGGGAgatcacagccctgctcccatccgatcccatcccaaatccatggggaGGGCACAGCCCTCATCCCGAATCCATGGGGAGCTCAaccctcatcccatcccatcccaaatccatggggaGGTCATATCCCCTCTCCCAAATCCCTGGGGAGATCATATCcctcatcccaaatccatggggaGCTCACATCcctcatcccaaatccatgggAGATCATAGCTCGCCTCCCAAATCCATGGGGAGCTCacagccctcctcctcctcatcccaaatccatggggagctcacagccctcatcccaaatccatggggaGGTCATATCCCACCTCTCAAATCCATGGGGAGCTCATATggctccttcttctcctccctcctcttcctcatcccaaatccatggggaACTCACAGCcctcatcccaaatccatgggAAGCTCacatccttcctcctcctcatcccaaaTCCATCTGAAGCTCAAAtggctcctcctcctcctccctcctcttccttatCCCAAATCCATGGAGATTCACATCcctcatcccaaatccatggggaGCTCACATCcctcatcccaaatccatggggaGCTCACATCcctcatcccaaatccatggggagctcacatccctcctcctcctcatcccaaaTCCTCACCCTCGTCCAACCCCAGGCATTCCCAACCCGGGATCATCTCCCAGGAAAACCGGGATGTACCtgagcccttcccagctcctcctcctcctcctgggatCCGAGTCCATCCCACTCGAAGTATTCCCGGATGAGATCCTTGAGCCTGGagctcctcctctcctcctcctcctcctccggaGGGTTGGGATCCAAGCTCTGGAATGCCACTCTGAACCCACCCCATCACCTTCCCACCCTTTCCCAGCATTCCAGGGAAATCagggcaggaaaacagggacaTGGGGGTGGTTTTCCTCACCTCT
This Pseudopipra pipra isolate bDixPip1 chromosome W, bDixPip1.hap1, whole genome shotgun sequence DNA region includes the following protein-coding sequences:
- the LOC135405578 gene encoding alanine aminotransferase 2-like, whose translation is MDPPDPADPIARAVQEHRVSLCQALSRNARRVQDVLGSVPGIRCPAPAGGPRALLRVQGTDTDRALSLSRVRYRRSEELPEVLPGVFPGVSPKELPGVFPGSHFGLEGGSHLGLSLLLPPQTLERVLLLLTRCQSPSQPE